From Streptomyces sp. GSL17-111, one genomic window encodes:
- a CDS encoding Gfo/Idh/MocA family protein encodes MRIGLIGTGRIGTFHARTLRGLPEVTELLLADADPARAATVAETVDATALPSPDALLAAAPDAVVIASATASHAELIGAAARAGLPTFCEKPVAADLTGTVTVLEEVERAGTVLQIGFMRRFDAGYAAAREAVRAGRLGRLHTVRTVTSDPAPPPPGYLPLSGGLFRDCLVHDVDALRWVTGREVASVYAVGVDTGPPMFREAADVATAAVLLTLDDGTLVTATATRLNGAGYDVRMELAGERDQIAVGLDPRTPLSSVEPTAEPRGGVPWDGFLTRFAPAYEAELAAFVAVARGERANPCDGREALEALRVAEACEVSRREGRAVTPA; translated from the coding sequence ATGCGCATCGGACTCATCGGCACGGGACGGATCGGGACCTTCCACGCACGCACCCTGCGGGGCCTGCCGGAAGTGACGGAGCTGCTGCTCGCCGACGCCGACCCCGCCCGCGCCGCGACGGTCGCCGAAACGGTGGACGCCACCGCGCTCCCGTCGCCGGACGCGCTGCTCGCCGCCGCACCGGACGCGGTCGTGATCGCCTCGGCGACGGCCTCCCACGCCGAGCTGATCGGCGCCGCCGCCCGCGCGGGGCTGCCCACGTTCTGCGAGAAGCCCGTCGCCGCCGACCTCACCGGCACGGTGACGGTGCTGGAGGAGGTCGAGCGGGCGGGCACCGTGCTGCAGATCGGCTTCATGCGGCGGTTCGACGCCGGATACGCGGCGGCCCGGGAGGCGGTGCGGGCGGGCCGGCTCGGGCGGCTCCACACCGTGCGGACCGTCACCTCCGACCCGGCCCCGCCCCCGCCCGGCTACCTGCCGCTCTCCGGCGGCCTCTTCCGCGACTGCCTGGTGCACGACGTCGACGCCCTGCGCTGGGTGACGGGACGTGAGGTCGCCTCCGTGTACGCCGTCGGCGTGGACACCGGGCCGCCGATGTTCCGGGAGGCCGCCGACGTCGCGACGGCGGCCGTCCTGCTCACGCTCGACGACGGCACGCTCGTCACCGCGACCGCCACCCGGCTGAACGGCGCCGGGTACGACGTCCGCATGGAACTGGCCGGTGAGCGCGACCAGATCGCGGTCGGTCTGGACCCCCGCACGCCCCTCAGCTCCGTCGAGCCCACCGCCGAGCCGCGCGGCGGCGTGCCCTGGGACGGCTTCCTGACCCGGTTCGCCCCCGCGTACGAGGCCGAGTTGGCGGCGTTCGTCGCCGTCGCCCGGGGGGAGCGGGCCAACCCGTGCGACGGCCGCGAGGCCCTGGAGGCGCTGCGGGTGGCCGAGGCGTGCGAGGTGTCCCGCCGCGAGGGTCGCGCGGTCACCCCGGCCTGA
- a CDS encoding 8-oxoguanine deaminase: MAGSAPERIVIENCAVATVDAHDTEYAAGHVVVAGNVIESVGAGAAPEGLANVVRRVDGTGHLATPGLVNTHHHFYQWITRGLAQDSNLFNWLVALYPTWARIDEEMVYAAAQGSLAMMARGGVTTAMDHHYVFPRGTGDLLGAEIRAAREMGVRFTAARGSMDRGASDGGLPPDFAVETLDSILEATEAAIDTHHDASFGSMLHIAVAPCSPFSVSTELMREGAKLARRKGVRLHTHGSETVEEEKFCHELFGMGPTDYFESTGWLGDDVWMAHCVHMNDADIAAFARTGTGVAHCPSSNARLAAGIARVPDMLAAGVPVGLGVDGTASNESGELHTELRNALLINRLGGHRENALNARQALRLGTFGGAQVLGRTAEIGSLEAGKLADLVLWKLDGIGHASIADPVAALVLGAAAPITLSLVNGRAVVEDGRLTTVDEDAVARSTRAEAQRLARIAADAS, encoded by the coding sequence ATGGCTGGTTCAGCACCCGAGCGCATCGTCATCGAGAACTGCGCCGTCGCCACCGTGGACGCGCACGACACCGAGTACGCCGCCGGGCACGTCGTCGTCGCCGGCAACGTCATCGAGTCGGTGGGCGCCGGCGCCGCCCCCGAGGGCCTGGCGAACGTCGTACGGCGCGTCGACGGCACCGGGCACCTGGCCACCCCCGGCCTGGTCAACACCCACCACCACTTCTACCAGTGGATCACCCGGGGGCTCGCGCAGGACTCCAACCTCTTCAACTGGCTCGTGGCCCTGTATCCCACCTGGGCGCGCATCGACGAGGAGATGGTCTACGCGGCCGCCCAGGGCTCCCTGGCCATGATGGCCCGGGGCGGAGTCACCACCGCCATGGACCACCACTACGTCTTCCCGCGCGGCACCGGCGACCTGCTCGGCGCGGAGATCCGCGCCGCCCGGGAGATGGGCGTCCGCTTCACCGCCGCCAGGGGGTCGATGGACCGCGGCGCGTCGGACGGCGGCCTGCCGCCGGACTTCGCCGTCGAGACGCTCGACAGCATCCTGGAGGCCACCGAGGCGGCCATCGACACGCACCACGACGCCTCCTTCGGCTCCATGCTGCACATCGCCGTCGCGCCCTGCTCGCCCTTCTCCGTCTCCACCGAGCTGATGCGCGAAGGCGCGAAGCTCGCCCGGCGCAAGGGCGTGCGGCTGCACACCCACGGCTCGGAGACGGTCGAGGAGGAGAAGTTCTGCCACGAGCTGTTCGGCATGGGCCCGACCGACTACTTCGAGTCCACCGGCTGGCTCGGTGACGACGTGTGGATGGCGCACTGCGTCCACATGAACGACGCCGACATCGCCGCCTTCGCCCGCACCGGCACCGGCGTCGCCCACTGCCCGTCCTCCAACGCCCGCCTGGCCGCCGGCATCGCCCGCGTCCCGGACATGCTGGCCGCCGGCGTGCCCGTCGGCCTCGGCGTGGACGGCACCGCGTCCAACGAGTCCGGCGAGCTGCACACCGAGCTGCGCAACGCGCTCCTCATCAACCGCCTCGGCGGCCACCGGGAGAACGCGCTGAACGCCCGCCAGGCCCTGCGCCTGGGCACCTTCGGCGGCGCGCAGGTCCTCGGCCGCACCGCCGAGATCGGCTCCCTGGAGGCGGGCAAGCTGGCCGACCTCGTCCTGTGGAAGCTGGACGGCATCGGCCACGCCTCCATCGCCGACCCGGTCGCCGCCCTCGTGCTCGGGGCCGCCGCACCGATCACGCTCTCCCTCGTGAACGGCCGGGCGGTCGTCGAGGACGGCCGGCTCACCACCGTCGACGAGGACGCCGTCGCCCGCAGCACCCGGGCCGAGGCGCAGCGCCTGGCCCGGATCGCGGCCGACGCGTCCTGA
- the iolC gene encoding 5-dehydro-2-deoxygluconokinase, whose product MTPPLDVITMGRIGVDLYPLQTGVPLARVETFGKFLGGSATNVAVAAARLGRSAAVITRTGDDPFGAYCHEALRDFGVDDRWVTPVPGLPTPVTFCEIFPPDDFPLYFYRQPKAPDLEIHGGDLDLDAVTAARVFWMTGTGLCAEPSRAATLRALTARARRSPTVFDLDWRPMFWPGEGRAAAEAARAPYREALALATVAVGNVAECEVATGRDDPADCARALLDAGVELAVVKRGPDGVLAVHRDGTTAEVPPHPVEVVNGLGAGDAFGGALCHGLLAGWDLERVLRYANAAGALVASRLACSSAMPTPGEVDALLTG is encoded by the coding sequence ATGACACCGCCGCTGGACGTGATCACGATGGGCCGCATCGGCGTGGACCTCTACCCCCTCCAGACGGGCGTCCCCCTCGCCCGGGTCGAGACCTTCGGGAAGTTCCTCGGCGGCTCCGCGACCAACGTCGCCGTCGCCGCCGCCCGGCTCGGCCGCTCGGCCGCCGTCATCACCCGCACCGGGGACGACCCCTTCGGCGCCTACTGCCACGAGGCGCTGCGGGACTTCGGGGTGGACGACCGCTGGGTCACCCCCGTCCCCGGCCTGCCGACCCCCGTCACCTTCTGCGAGATCTTCCCGCCCGACGACTTCCCCCTCTACTTCTACCGGCAGCCCAAGGCCCCCGACCTGGAGATCCACGGCGGCGATCTGGACCTGGACGCCGTCACCGCCGCCCGCGTCTTCTGGATGACCGGAACGGGCCTGTGCGCGGAGCCCAGCCGCGCCGCCACCCTGCGCGCCCTCACCGCCCGCGCCCGCCGAAGCCCCACCGTCTTCGACCTGGACTGGCGGCCCATGTTCTGGCCGGGCGAGGGTCGGGCGGCGGCGGAGGCCGCCCGCGCGCCCTACCGCGAGGCCCTCGCCCTGGCCACCGTCGCCGTCGGCAACGTGGCCGAGTGCGAGGTGGCCACCGGGCGCGACGACCCGGCCGACTGCGCCCGGGCCCTGCTCGACGCGGGCGTCGAGCTGGCCGTCGTCAAACGCGGGCCGGACGGCGTACTCGCCGTGCACCGCGACGGCACGACCGCCGAGGTCCCCCCGCACCCCGTCGAGGTCGTCAACGGCCTCGGCGCGGGGGACGCGTTCGGCGGCGCGCTGTGCCACGGGCTGCTCGCCGGGTGGGACCTGGAGCGCGTCCTGCGGTACGCCAACGCGGCGGGCGCCCTGGTGGCGTCCCGCCTCGCCTGCTCCTCGGCGATGCCGACACCGGGGGAGGTCGACGCCCTGCTGACCGGCTGA
- the iolB gene encoding 5-deoxy-glucuronate isomerase: MSDTGAHLTAGRTAHGPYALDIDPRTAGWSHSALRIVELAPGAAHTFATGDSEWIVLPLSGGCTVRVDGLAFELAGRTGVLDGVTDFAYVPRDAEVTVTSRDGGRFALPGARCTHRLPARYGPAAGVPVELRGAGRCSRQVHNFAAADVFEADRLIAVEVLTPGGNWSSYPPHKHDEHLPGRESRLEEIYYFEIAPHAGADGFGYQRVSPSAEGGTDVLTEVRTGDAVLIPDGWHGPSIAAPGHAMYYLNVMAGPDAERAWLIRDHPDHAWIRDTWRDADVDARLPFPQESR; this comes from the coding sequence ATGAGCGACACCGGAGCCCACCTGACCGCCGGCCGCACCGCCCACGGCCCGTACGCGCTCGACATCGACCCGCGCACGGCGGGCTGGAGCCACAGCGCCCTGCGGATCGTCGAGCTCGCCCCCGGCGCCGCGCACACCTTCGCCACCGGTGACAGCGAGTGGATCGTGCTGCCGCTGTCCGGCGGCTGCACCGTCCGCGTCGACGGCCTGGCCTTCGAGCTGGCCGGACGCACCGGCGTCCTCGACGGCGTCACCGACTTCGCCTACGTGCCCCGGGACGCCGAGGTGACGGTCACGAGCCGGGACGGCGGACGGTTCGCCCTCCCCGGGGCCCGTTGTACGCACCGGCTCCCGGCCCGCTACGGCCCGGCCGCGGGCGTCCCCGTCGAGCTGCGCGGCGCGGGCCGGTGCTCGCGGCAGGTCCACAACTTCGCCGCCGCCGACGTCTTCGAGGCCGACCGGCTCATCGCCGTCGAGGTCCTCACCCCGGGCGGCAACTGGTCCTCCTACCCGCCCCACAAACACGACGAGCACCTGCCCGGCCGCGAGTCGCGGCTGGAGGAGATCTACTACTTCGAGATCGCCCCCCACGCCGGCGCCGACGGCTTCGGCTACCAGCGGGTCTCGCCCTCCGCCGAAGGCGGCACCGACGTCCTCACCGAGGTCCGCACCGGGGACGCCGTGCTGATCCCCGACGGCTGGCACGGCCCCTCCATCGCCGCCCCCGGCCACGCCATGTACTACCTCAACGTCATGGCGGGCCCGGACGCCGAACGGGCCTGGCTCATCCGCGACCACCCCGACCACGCCTGGATCAGGGACACCTGGCGCGACGCCGACGTCGACGCGCGGCTCCCCTTCCCGCAGGAGTCCCGATGA
- the iolD gene encoding 3D-(3,5/4)-trihydroxycyclohexane-1,2-dione acylhydrolase (decyclizing), with the protein MTTTCRLTVAQALVRFLAAQYTERDGRRQRLINAVWGIFGHGNVAGIGQALVEHRDAMPFLQGRNEQAMVHAAVGYARHSDRLRAHAVTTSIGPGATNLVTGAALATVNRLPVLLLPGDTFATRVADPVLQQLEVPHAGDVSVNDTLRPVSRYFDRVTRPEALIPAALQAVRVLTDPAGTGAVTLALPQDVQAEAFDWPEEFFADRVWPVRRPQPETAALAEAASALRGAERPLLVAGGGVHHSEAEAALAAFADATGIPVAVTQAGKGALRHDHPADVGGIGHTGTATADDLARTADVVLGVGTRWTDFTTASRTLFAHPGVRFVNLNVTPVDAHKHAATALVADAREGLDALRRALAGHRVSAAYADAYRQAEDRWERRVDAAFAAPDPAARPTQAQVIGALDAVVGEEDVVVAAAGSLPGDLHKLWRARAPRQYHLEYGYSCMGYEIPGALGVKLAAPDAPVWALVGDGSYLMMPGELVTAVQEGLNINLLLVQNHGYASIGGLSEATGAERFGTDYRFRAEDGTYTGDPLPVDLAANAASLGLDVLRATTVAELRDALAAARASPRPTCVYVETDPRPSAPEAQAWWDVPVAATATREAAVTARAAYVRQAAARRHHL; encoded by the coding sequence ATGACGACGACGTGCCGGCTCACCGTCGCCCAGGCGCTCGTGCGCTTCCTCGCCGCCCAGTACACCGAGCGCGACGGCAGGCGGCAGCGCCTGATCAACGCCGTCTGGGGCATCTTCGGCCACGGCAACGTCGCCGGGATCGGCCAGGCGCTCGTCGAGCACCGGGACGCCATGCCCTTCCTCCAGGGCCGCAACGAACAGGCCATGGTCCACGCGGCCGTCGGCTACGCGCGCCACAGCGACCGGCTGCGCGCCCACGCCGTGACGACGTCCATCGGGCCCGGTGCCACCAACCTCGTCACCGGCGCGGCGCTCGCCACCGTCAACCGACTGCCCGTCCTGCTCCTGCCCGGCGACACCTTCGCCACCCGCGTCGCCGACCCGGTGCTCCAGCAGCTCGAAGTGCCCCACGCGGGCGACGTCTCCGTCAACGACACCCTGCGGCCCGTCTCCCGCTACTTCGACCGGGTGACGCGGCCCGAGGCGCTGATCCCCGCCGCGCTCCAGGCCGTGCGGGTGCTCACCGACCCGGCCGGGACCGGCGCCGTCACCCTCGCCCTGCCGCAGGACGTCCAGGCCGAGGCGTTCGACTGGCCGGAGGAGTTCTTCGCCGACCGGGTGTGGCCCGTCCGCAGGCCGCAGCCCGAAACGGCGGCGCTCGCCGAGGCCGCCTCGGCCCTGCGCGGCGCCGAGCGGCCGCTGCTCGTCGCGGGCGGCGGCGTCCACCACAGCGAGGCGGAGGCGGCCCTGGCGGCCTTCGCGGACGCCACCGGCATCCCCGTGGCCGTCACCCAGGCCGGGAAGGGCGCGCTGCGCCACGACCACCCGGCCGACGTCGGCGGGATCGGCCACACCGGCACCGCGACGGCCGACGACCTCGCCCGCACCGCCGACGTCGTCCTCGGCGTCGGCACCCGCTGGACGGACTTCACCACCGCCTCCCGGACGCTCTTCGCCCATCCCGGCGTCCGCTTCGTCAACCTCAACGTCACCCCGGTGGACGCCCACAAGCACGCCGCCACCGCCCTCGTGGCCGACGCGCGGGAAGGGCTCGACGCCCTGCGGCGCGCCCTGGCGGGGCACCGCGTCAGCGCCGCGTACGCCGACGCCTACCGGCAGGCCGAGGACCGCTGGGAGCGCCGGGTGGACGCCGCCTTCGCGGCCCCGGACCCCGCCGCCCGCCCCACCCAGGCCCAGGTCATCGGCGCGCTCGACGCCGTCGTCGGCGAGGAGGACGTCGTCGTGGCCGCCGCCGGGTCGCTCCCCGGCGACCTGCACAAGCTCTGGCGGGCCCGCGCACCGCGCCAGTACCACCTGGAGTACGGCTACTCCTGCATGGGGTACGAGATCCCCGGGGCGCTCGGCGTCAAGCTGGCCGCGCCCGACGCGCCGGTGTGGGCCCTGGTCGGGGACGGGTCGTACCTGATGATGCCCGGCGAACTGGTCACCGCCGTGCAGGAGGGACTGAACATCAACCTGCTGCTCGTGCAGAACCACGGCTACGCCTCCATCGGCGGCCTCTCGGAGGCCACCGGGGCCGAACGCTTCGGCACCGACTACCGCTTCCGCGCCGAGGACGGCACCTACACCGGCGACCCGCTGCCCGTCGACCTGGCCGCCAACGCCGCCTCCCTCGGCCTGGACGTCCTGCGCGCCACGACGGTGGCGGAGCTGCGCGACGCGCTCGCCGCCGCCCGCGCCTCCCCGCGTCCCACCTGCGTGTACGTGGAGACCGACCCCCGCCCCTCCGCGCCGGAGGCGCAGGCCTGGTGGGACGTGCCCGTCGCCGCCACCGCGACCCGGGAGGCGGCCGTCACCGCGCGCGCCGCGTACGTCCGGCAGGCCGCCGCCCGCCGCCACCACCTGTGA
- a CDS encoding nucleobase:cation symporter-2 family protein encodes MSARPGTRNDDASPEQDGGQAKGGKHPVDEVLPPLKMVTSGLQHVAAMYAGVVAVPLVIGAAAGLGPGDTTLLMAASLFTAGIATLLQTLGVWRIGARLPFVNGVSFGGVAAMTAIIAAEGGASGLPVIFGAVIVAGLLAFAVSSWFCKLVRFFPPVVTGSVITLIGLSLMPVAFGWIADGEGGADGAPAGNIGLAAVALVITLAVRRYARGFLQSIAILIGLVAGTLVAVPLGMADFSGLGDADLVGFPTPFHFGAPQFSVPAIVSMCIVMLVIMTESTADMIALGRIVDRPVDEKVIAAGLRADALGSAVAPVFNGFAASAFAQNVGLVAMSKVRSRFVVAVGGGILVLLGLCPVAAALVSAVPLPVLGGVGVVLFGTIAVSGVQTLVQAGLEHGENALIVAVTLGVGLAPEMAHGFYGQFPDSATIILDSGISTGCILAVLLNLLFNHLRSRKDAATPTPTPTPPVGAPTEPGVTAPAAAHLH; translated from the coding sequence GTGTCCGCTAGGCCCGGTACCCGGAACGACGACGCAAGCCCCGAACAGGACGGCGGTCAGGCGAAGGGAGGGAAACACCCCGTCGACGAGGTCCTGCCGCCCCTGAAGATGGTCACCAGCGGGCTCCAGCACGTCGCCGCCATGTACGCGGGCGTCGTGGCGGTGCCCCTCGTCATCGGCGCCGCGGCGGGGCTCGGCCCCGGCGACACGACGCTGCTGATGGCCGCCAGCCTCTTCACCGCCGGGATCGCCACGCTGCTCCAGACGCTCGGGGTCTGGCGGATCGGCGCCCGGCTCCCCTTCGTCAACGGCGTCTCCTTCGGCGGCGTCGCCGCCATGACCGCCATCATCGCCGCCGAGGGCGGCGCGTCCGGACTGCCCGTCATATTCGGCGCGGTCATCGTCGCCGGACTGCTCGCCTTCGCGGTCAGCAGCTGGTTCTGCAAACTGGTGCGGTTCTTCCCGCCCGTGGTCACCGGCTCCGTCATCACCCTGATCGGCCTGTCCCTGATGCCGGTCGCCTTCGGGTGGATCGCCGACGGCGAGGGGGGTGCCGACGGCGCCCCGGCGGGCAACATCGGACTCGCCGCCGTCGCGCTCGTCATCACGCTGGCCGTGCGCCGCTACGCGCGTGGGTTCCTGCAGTCCATCGCCATCCTCATCGGCCTGGTCGCGGGCACCCTCGTCGCGGTCCCGCTCGGCATGGCGGACTTCTCCGGCCTCGGCGACGCCGACCTCGTCGGGTTCCCGACCCCCTTCCACTTCGGCGCTCCGCAGTTCTCCGTCCCGGCGATCGTCTCGATGTGCATCGTGATGCTGGTGATCATGACCGAGTCGACGGCCGACATGATCGCCCTCGGCCGGATCGTGGACAGGCCGGTGGACGAGAAGGTCATCGCCGCCGGCCTGCGCGCGGACGCCCTCGGCAGCGCCGTCGCCCCCGTGTTCAACGGCTTCGCGGCCAGCGCCTTCGCCCAGAACGTGGGCCTGGTGGCCATGTCCAAGGTGCGCAGCCGGTTCGTCGTGGCGGTCGGCGGCGGCATCCTGGTCCTGCTGGGCCTGTGCCCGGTGGCCGCCGCCCTCGTCTCGGCCGTACCGCTGCCGGTGCTCGGTGGTGTGGGCGTCGTCCTCTTCGGGACGATCGCGGTGAGCGGCGTCCAGACCCTCGTGCAGGCGGGCCTCGAACACGGCGAGAACGCCCTCATCGTCGCCGTCACGCTCGGCGTCGGCCTGGCTCCGGAGATGGCGCACGGCTTCTACGGGCAGTTCCCCGACAGCGCCACCATCATCCTCGACTCCGGCATCAGCACGGGCTGCATCCTCGCCGTCCTGCTGAACCTGCTCTTCAACCACCTGCGGTCCCGCAAGGACGCTGCGACGCCGACGCCGACGCCGACGCCGCCGGTCGGCGCGCCCACGGAACCGGGGGTGACCGCCCCGGCCGCGGCCCATCTCCACTGA
- a CDS encoding CoA-acylating methylmalonate-semialdehyde dehydrogenase codes for MKTLGHWIGNRSVPGASGRFAPVHNPATGDRTARLALADTDEVDAAVAAARTAHRTWGTSSLARRTAVLFRYRALLEAHREELAALITAEHGKVRADALGEVARGLEILERACGIGEQLKGELSTEVSTGVDVAALRQPLGVVAGITPFNFPAMVPMWMFPIAVACGNTFVLKPSEKDPSAAFRLAELAAEAGLPDGVLNVVGGDRAAVERLLEHPDVAAVSFVGSTPVARHVHRTAVAHGKRVQALGGAKNHMVVLPDADLDLAADSAVNAAYGSAGERCMAVSVVVAVGESGDELVRRIADRTARLRVGPGDDPASQMGPLITREHRDTVASYVASARAQGAEVVLDGTAARVEGHEDGYFLGASLLDRVPLEADAYRDEIFGPVLCVVRAASYEEALGIVNASPWGNGAAVFTRDGGAARRFQLEVEAGMVGVNVPIPVPVGHHSFGGWKDSLFGDLHVYGNDGVAFYTRGKVVTTRWPDPADAGIDLGFPRTDR; via the coding sequence ATGAAGACCCTCGGCCACTGGATCGGCAACCGCTCCGTGCCCGGCGCCTCCGGGCGCTTCGCCCCCGTCCACAACCCGGCCACCGGCGACCGCACCGCGCGGCTGGCCCTGGCGGACACCGACGAGGTCGACGCCGCCGTCGCCGCCGCCCGCACGGCCCACCGCACCTGGGGCACCAGCTCCCTCGCCCGGCGCACGGCCGTCCTCTTCCGCTACCGCGCCCTGCTCGAAGCCCACCGGGAGGAGTTGGCGGCCCTCATCACCGCCGAGCACGGCAAGGTCCGGGCCGACGCGCTCGGCGAGGTCGCGCGCGGCCTGGAGATCCTCGAACGCGCCTGCGGCATCGGCGAGCAGCTCAAGGGCGAGCTGTCGACCGAGGTCTCCACCGGGGTCGACGTCGCGGCCCTCCGGCAGCCCCTCGGCGTCGTCGCGGGCATCACGCCGTTCAACTTCCCCGCCATGGTGCCGATGTGGATGTTCCCGATCGCCGTCGCCTGCGGCAACACCTTCGTGCTGAAGCCGAGCGAGAAGGACCCCTCGGCCGCGTTCCGGCTGGCCGAGCTGGCCGCCGAGGCGGGGCTGCCCGACGGCGTGCTGAACGTCGTGGGCGGCGACCGCGCGGCGGTGGAGCGGCTGCTGGAGCACCCGGACGTCGCCGCCGTGTCGTTCGTCGGCTCGACGCCCGTCGCCCGGCACGTCCACCGGACGGCCGTCGCCCACGGCAAGCGGGTGCAGGCCCTCGGCGGCGCCAAGAACCACATGGTCGTGCTGCCCGACGCCGATCTCGACCTCGCGGCGGACAGCGCCGTCAACGCCGCCTACGGCTCGGCGGGGGAGCGGTGCATGGCGGTCTCCGTCGTCGTCGCGGTGGGGGAGAGCGGTGACGAGCTGGTCAGGAGGATCGCCGACCGCACCGCGCGGCTGCGCGTCGGCCCCGGCGACGACCCGGCCTCTCAGATGGGCCCGCTCATCACCCGCGAACACCGCGACACGGTCGCCTCCTACGTCGCCTCCGCCCGCGCGCAGGGCGCCGAGGTCGTCCTCGACGGCACCGCCGCGCGTGTCGAGGGCCACGAGGACGGCTACTTCCTCGGCGCCAGCCTGCTGGACCGGGTGCCGCTGGAGGCCGACGCCTACCGGGACGAGATCTTCGGCCCGGTCCTGTGCGTCGTGCGGGCCGCGAGCTACGAGGAGGCCCTCGGGATCGTCAACGCCTCCCCGTGGGGCAACGGTGCGGCCGTCTTCACCCGGGACGGGGGCGCCGCCCGCCGGTTCCAGCTGGAGGTGGAGGCCGGGATGGTCGGCGTCAACGTGCCCATCCCGGTGCCCGTCGGCCATCACTCCTTCGGCGGCTGGAAGGACTCCCTCTTCGGTGACCTGCACGTCTACGGCAACGACGGGGTCGCCTTCTACACGCGAGGCAAGGTCGTCACCACCCGCTGGCCCGACCCCGCCGACGCCGGCATCGACCTCGGCTTCCCCCGCACCGACCGCTGA
- a CDS encoding sugar phosphate isomerase/epimerase family protein produces MNTANVPASDRLRIGSAPDSWGVWFPDDERQVPWERFLDEVAEAGYDWIELGPYGYLPTDPARLAEETGRRGLRVSAGTVFTALHRGPGVWDETWAHVSRVAELTRAMGAGHLVVIPAFWRDDRTGEPVEPPHLTPERFHDLTTGTERLARRVREEYGLDTVVHPHADTHIATEEHVTRFLDATDSALVNLCLDTGHYAYCGGDSVRLIETYGERIGYLHLKQVDPAVLAAVVRDGTPFGPAVRQGVMCEPPAGEPALEPVLAAARKLDVDLFAIVEQDMYPCPPERPLPIARRTRHYLRTCGA; encoded by the coding sequence ATGAACACCGCGAACGTGCCCGCCTCGGACCGGCTGCGGATCGGCTCGGCGCCCGACTCCTGGGGCGTGTGGTTCCCCGACGACGAGCGGCAGGTGCCCTGGGAGCGCTTCCTCGACGAGGTGGCCGAGGCGGGGTACGACTGGATCGAACTGGGCCCCTACGGCTACCTGCCCACCGACCCCGCGCGGCTCGCCGAGGAGACCGGGCGCCGTGGGCTGAGGGTGTCCGCCGGGACGGTCTTCACCGCGCTGCACCGGGGACCCGGGGTGTGGGACGAGACGTGGGCGCACGTCTCCCGCGTCGCCGAACTGACCCGCGCCATGGGCGCGGGGCACCTCGTCGTCATCCCGGCGTTCTGGCGGGACGACCGGACCGGCGAGCCCGTCGAGCCGCCGCACCTGACGCCCGAGCGGTTCCACGACCTGACGACCGGCACGGAGCGACTGGCCCGGCGGGTGCGGGAGGAGTACGGCCTCGACACCGTCGTCCACCCGCACGCGGACACCCACATCGCCACCGAGGAGCACGTCACCCGCTTCCTCGACGCGACGGACTCCGCGCTGGTGAACCTGTGCCTGGACACCGGCCACTACGCCTACTGCGGCGGGGACAGCGTGCGGCTCATCGAGACGTACGGGGAGCGCATCGGCTACCTGCACCTCAAACAGGTCGACCCGGCGGTGCTGGCCGCCGTCGTGCGGGACGGCACGCCCTTCGGCCCGGCGGTGCGGCAGGGCGTCATGTGCGAACCCCCGGCCGGCGAACCGGCGCTGGAGCCGGTCCTGGCGGCGGCGCGGAAGCTGGACGTGGACCTGTTCGCCATCGTCGAGCAGGACATGTACCCCTGCCCACCGGAACGGCCGCTTCCGATCGCCCGCCGCACCCGCCACTACCTCCGCACCTGCGGCGCGTAG